ATGCCTCTGCAACATGGGCAAACCAGAAACATGACCCGGTGGTGGACATAATCCACCCCAGAGAACCTCTTCTAAACTGGGAAGGTACTAGGAAAATCCCTGGAATGAGAGGAAGTCCCCACAGctgatcagaatttttttttctctttttgtggttttgggaatggaacccagggccttgtaaatACGAGGCAAATGTTTTTTATATTCCTGAGCTACAAATTAGAACTTCAAAGGGCTCTCTGACTGACAGAAGGTCCTGCCCCTCAGAGGAGGGCAGTCCTGGCCAAGGAATACCTGCTGGGGAAGTGGCTGTGGGAGAGGCTACTGCTGCTCACTGAGAGGCACCCAAGCTGGGGATTAAGTGTTTTATGCCCATTACCTCAGTGAACATTCCTATAGCCCCACAGGAGACCAGACCCTGGCCACTGAACCTGGAGGGTCTTTGAGGGCCCCAGTGCccaatattttaataatgctGGGCTGGGCAAATAGCCCACTGGGCTAGCTCTGGGGCTCCCTGTACCTTTGCCTAGAAGAGCACCCTGACCTTGGGGTGGGTCTGTGTCACATTCTCCCTTGGTCTCCTGTGACCCTGGTGTGAATGTCTTCTGGGAGCTCTGGATGACTAGGGGGAAAAAACTGattaatttatttctctgtgaCATTGGGGATCAAAGCCAGAACTCATGagtactaggcaagcattccaccactaagCTAAACCCCTCgtccttatttgtttgtttttcaccaGGCAAAACCACACTGAAAACTAGACGTTGGCTCTGGTGATTCCGAGACCACTACTGTTTGCTGCACTAGCCTGTCCTGGTACCTCTTTAAGGCAGAGGCTGAATCACTTGCCCAGGATCATAGAGTGGTAGAGCCTTACAGTCTAAAGACCCTGCTCTGGGACtgggggttgtagttcagtggtagagtacttgcttagcacatgtaaAGCACTagggggttcaatccccagtgctacataaaaataaataaatagggctagggatgtggttcaagcggtagcacgcttgcctggcatgcgtggggcgctgggttctatcctcaacatcacataaaaataaagtaatgtgccaacctaaaaaataaataaataaataaaaattaaaaaataaataaaagggagccgggtgcagtggtgcatgcctgtaatcccagcagcttgggaggccgagacaggagaatCTGGAGGtaaatgccagcctcagcaaaagcgagccactaagcaactcagtgagacacttaaaatataatatagggggccggggttatggttcagtggtagagcacttgcctagcaaacatgaggcactgggttcaatccccagaaccacataaaaaatactaaataaagatactgtgtccatctacaactaaaaaaagttagaaaaaaaaaatacaatatagggctgggatgtggctcagtggttgagagcccttgagttcaatccccagtacccccaaaaaaaggtctaaaaaagtaaaacaaataaaaaacacttcTCTGACCTCTAGCTTGGGTGATGTGCCAagcaaagagtggccaaaagcaCGTTCTAAAAATTCTTGCCCTAGTCCCCTCTTACCTAAAGatccatgtgatgctgaggtccccaaaaatgtgttttctgacTGGCTCAGGTGACCCTGGGGTTGCTGTAGAAAATGTGAAGAGAGGCTGACAGGAGGAGAGGGGGACGCAGAGTGGAAGGAGGTAGAGCTGCCCAGGGAGCCAGGGATATTCACGGGTGCAGAACTCTGCAGCAAACTGCCACCTATAAGAGGAGCCCCGAAGGGCGGGCTGGGTGAGGGCCAGGCAAGCCATATGGGCCACACAGAGCAGGTGGCCTGGGCTAGCTGTGACCGAGGCATCCTCCAGGCCACCCTGCCCACCCAGTGCCCAGTACCGATTGTGATGCTGCTGGGTTGGGGCACTGTGCTATTATCGAAAGTCTTCTCCAGGGCAGCCACCCCAAACTCGTTCAGGTCCAGATCATCCAAGGCAGATTCTAGGGACAGAGAGACCAGGATGTGGGCCTCTCAGGGGCCACAGTCCAGGCTCTAATCCCTACCTGACCCAGACCTCTTCATATCCTGCCCGCCATGTGCCTTTGCTCAGGATCTCCTGGAACACTGACCCTCAATGCCTGCCCTGTCCAGCCCCAGTGTCCTCCTTTCTGAAGTCTTCTTTGACATTTCATGGAGGAATCAAGTTCCAATCCAGGGTCCCTGCCTCTGATGGAGAATGACTTATGATGTTTCAGGATGTGTGTCTCACCCTGAGCTCAGAGGTCTCTGGACTCTCTGTGGCCAGTACATAGTAGGTGATCAACAAATGCCAATACCCACTACTGAAGTGGcctgggagggaggatggggacaGTTTTCCCTCCTAGAGGCAGAGAACAGCACATCATCATCTCTGTCTCCTCAGTGTTTGCCATGGTACCTGGTAAAAAGCGGGCACCTGTAAATGAGTGATGAAGGAAAGGAGCACAGATGGATGACTGCTTgctgctggggatgaaacccaggacctGTGTATGCTGAGTGATACCCCAGTCCAGGGTGTCAGTCTAAGGACAGTTGTGCTCATAGTTCACTTCATAGGATACCCAGTAAAAGAATAATTAGGGATAGCATGATCCATATCTTGGGATAAGCCTATCTCTAGCTGCATGAAAAAGCTCCAAGAGCTAAGTCTTGGGCATATATTTGGAACTTATTTTCCCTTCAGCTTGAAGGGCCCAAGTGTCCTTCTGACTCTACCAAGCCAGATATCTAAGGTAACTAGTGTGCTGATCTGAACTCACTTCAGAGACCTTATGTCTCTGACTCCAGGCCTAGAACTGGGCTTGCAAACAGACCCAGCCTAATTACCTATGACCGATTCTACCGTGTCACTGGTGGGATAGAAGGGCAGAGCGTTTGCATTCATGCCAGGGGTGCTGCTGGTGCCTGCagggctggggggtgtggctGCCAGGCTGGAGGTGATACTGGAAGAGATGCTTGAGGTCAGAGGGCTGCCCACAGGGAGGATGCCCAGCACGTCCTGCAACGAGAGTGAGGAGAGGCAATGGGATGCCTGCCTGTAGAGGCAATAGCCAGGGGCTAGGACAGGCCAGCAGGGGCACAGGGAAGTGGCTCCTCCCAGCTCTTAGCTGGCCTCCCCAGGCTCAGGCAAGTTGTATCCCCCAGCTTGTTAGGAGGCTGGAAGTAGAAGAATGTGGCCTGGAGGCTGCAAGCCCCCAGTCAGGGGAGGAGTAGGTGCCATTCATAGTAAGGTTTACACTCCCTTAAAATTCCACCCGATGGATGGATCTGTCTAGAAGGGGAGGGACTCCAGACCTGAGCCTCATCTTCTCTGAATTTGAGGCTGGGCCTACCTTATTTCTACCCTAGCTTGTGGGGACAGCAGTGTTCTCACTCCCAGCAGCCTGCTAGGGTTCTGGGCCTGTTCTGTCCATGGCAGGTACCAGAAGGGAAAATGGAGGTTGAGAATTCTGTACCTGTTTGGGCTGAAGCAGAGGCTGCTCTTGACTCCTGGGCTCTAGTGAATGGGGCTTCAGTTTGGTCTAAGAGAGAAAAGTCAGGGAACAGGAGGTAAATGTGGTGGCAGGGAGCTCAGAGTCCAGGAGTACACCTGACCCCACTATGACCACCAGGGGCAAGTGGCGATGGCAGATTCTTGTTACTTACCATGTATCCCTTTAacatcccccccaccccgccccaatACACACATTCCTTCCATTATTCTAAGCTGGGAGCTGCCCCTCTCCACCCAGATAAGCCCAGGTTTCTCTCTAGGTCCAGTCAGAGACCCACCACTGTCCCACCCTCAGGCCCTGCCATAGCAGGAAAAGGACTGAGCTCTGATGGAATTCCTACTCCTTTACTGACTAGCTCTGTGGCCCTAGAGAAGCTGCACAGTCTTTAAAGCCTTCCTGTCCTTGGTTGGGAATCGACATtactcactctttttttttttttttttaattttttactatttattttttagttttcagcagacacaacatctttgtatgtggtgctgaggatcgaacccaggccgcacgcatgccaggcgagcgcgctaccacttgaaccatatccccagccccattactcACTCTTATTGGTTCTGAAAAGGCTGAGGTCAGAGAATCCTACCTCCCAAGCATCCTTCCCAGAGTGTGGCCAGGCCTCTCCTCAAAGTTTCCCTCAACTCAGGCAGGAGAAGGCCAAGCTCACTGGGCTTAAGTATCCTGTCACCCTGCTTATCCCTTACCTGGCATTTGAAAGTTTTCAGGTACTCGGCTCCCACCTGGTCTTCCCTCTCGAAGCCAGGAGCTTTCTTGTAGCTGCCAGGGGCTAGGCCAGCCTCCCCAGGAAAGACGAGACCCTCCAGGTTTGGTGGCTTCCTACCAGGGCCCGGTGGGGAGCCACACAGGTTGGATGGGCTGCCCAGGCTGCTGCTCCTGCAGAGGAGCTGCAGAGGATGGGGAACTGGTGGGCATGATGCAGGCTGGGGACATGGTCCACCCTTCATCCCCACCTCAAAGTCAGTCTTCAGCAAGGGCTCAGTTCCATTTCCATCTGCCAACAGGCAGCAATAAGTACTCAAAAACCCTGAGCCTCATGGGGGACTTGGAGGGGAGGAGTGACAGAAGGCTCTGTCTCAGCCCTATCCAAGCTAATCAGCACCAAGGCTGTGCTGCCCCACTTTGACAGGACCCTGGGACAGAAAAGGCAGAACCATTTGTCCAGAGGACAAATATCAGGGTCTCCTCCCAAGCACAGGCTTGGGGAGCATGAGAGGCAGGAATGGCTCCTGGGCAGGCACAGTGCCCACCCATTCCCCAGGACAGGCACGTACAGCGCTGAGGTCGGGGGCATGCGGGCTGGAGGGGCTCACAGGCACCGAGTCTCCAGCAGCAGATGGCATGTACAAGATGGGACCTGGCTGGGTGGGGCTGGACACAGCTGAGGAAGGCTGCAGGTCGTCACTTAGGGGTGGCTCTGTAAAAGAAGGACAGGGGTCAGCAGGCTACTGAGCTAGCTCAGTCCCATgctatcttcttcttcttttaataattttttttagttgtcaatggactttactttttttatatgCTATGATTAGAactgaacccagtggctcacacatactaggcattCCACCACTGAACCTCAACCCCAGCCTGCATGCTATCTTCTGCATCTCCCTGCACCTAAGAAGAAGGTTCCTATGTCATTTCCATCGAGACTGAGTCTTCTGCACTTGCTATGTGACAGATATGGTGCCAGCACTTTGCATTAACTGTGAAGCTCTATAGTGACCACAAAACACAGGATTATTAATTTCTTcactttatagataaggaaactgagctaAATCTACCAAGGTGATAGAGCTAAGAACTGAGATGTGATTCTTCCTATTCAGCACTTCTCTTTGGTATAGATCagcaggcactctatcactgaaaaaacttattatttttttttaagtcctggggatggaacctagagtCTCATGCATGCtcagcaggcactctaccactgagctatacattcccagcccctctctgTAGTATCTCAATTGCAGTCTCAATAGGGACCATCTCTGCACTCCAAATATGCTTCTCTCTCCCAAGGGCCTTGGTTTATTCTTCACTcttaatatttttaggtgtagatggacacaacacaatgcctttatttttatgtggtgttgaggatcgaacccggagtgctaggagtgctctaccgctgagccacaattccagcccaatATTCTTCACTCTTAACAGGGCTGTCACCCCTTGCTTCCTCTCTGAGACTGGAGTGGTGGCCTGGAGTAAAACGTATCTGTGCTGTCCCACACACAGCCACAAGGCACCTGTAGCTACagctactgagcacttgaaatgggTTGGTCAGATCTGAAATGTACTGcaagtattaaaatatatatcaggtgctagttgggaggctgaggcaggaaaggcCATTCTGgacaactcagagagaccctgtttcaaaataaagatggctgggttgtagctcggtggtggagcgcttgcctcaaacgtgtggagccctgggttcgatcctcagcaccacataaaaataaagacattttgacaatctacaacaacaaaataaacaaacaaataaataaatagaggatgCCAGGCACAGAAGTGCATAAATCCCAgtagctctgaaggctgaggcagcggaattgcaagtttaaggccagcctcaacaacttagcaagttacagcaacttaaagagaccctatcttaaaaaaataaaaataaaaatgggtgcagatgtatctcagtggtaaaatatctctgggttcaattcccagttaggaaaaaaaagagcaggagatggtgatagagcacccctgggtttaatctctaatatggccaaaaagtaaataaataggggctggggttgtggctcagtagcagagtgcttgcctcaaatgtgaGGCACCGggctcgatccttagcaccacatacaaataaataaacaaaataaagatattgtggccattccatctataactaaacaataattttaaaaagatattaaaaagaggattgtggctcagtggtagagtgcttgcctcatgtgtgaggcactggattcaattctcagcaccacatataaacaaatgaataaaataaaggtctatcaacactaaaataaatattaaaaaaaaaatattaagggctggggatgtggctcaagcggtagcacgctcgcctggcatgcatgaggcccgggtttgatcctcagcaccacatacaaacaaagatgttgtctgccgagaactaaatattaaaaaataaataaataaattaaaaaataaaaaggcgcatgggtctggagatgtggctcgagtggtagcacgctcgcctggcgtgcgtgtggcccgggatcgatcctcagcaccacataaaaattaagatgttgtgtccgccgaaaactaaaaaataaatattaaaaattctctctctctttaaaataaataaataaataaacaagcaaataaataaataaataaaaaggcgctagggttgtggctcagcggtagagcactcacctagcacatgtaagaggcgctgggtttaatcctcaggaccatataaacataaataaaggtattgtgtccaactgcaactaaaaataaaaataaaataaaataaaataaatagaataaaaatcagaagtccaagacttagtaaaaaaaaaaaaatttttttatttcttgattgaactcaccaggggtgctttaccactgaggtacatccccagcccttttaaacttttattttaagacagggtctttctaagttgctgagcctggcctcgaATTtataattctcctgtctcagcctccagagtggctgggattacacatatataccaccacacttggcaaaaagtaaaatatcttgattcattttttatattgattacctATTAAAAAGGCAACATTTTGTGTCAGGCaacctaaaaatgttaaaatcaatttaacctgttttctttGCTTATCTTAGTATGTTACTCAGAACTTTTAAATGACATACAGGGCCACATTATACTCAGATTGGGTAGCTTTGTTCTACAGGACTGAGCACAGCTCAGTAGAGAAGAGATTCAAGTTCCACTAATGATGTCTGTCATGGGTGACATGGGGTGGCTGGTGAAACCTGCCAACTTGGATATGGGAAACATAGTACCTTACTTTTCCTAGGACTGCTAGTACCAACCAAGGGGGTGGTTCCTATAGTCTCTGTCTCATGACCTAGGAAGTTCCAGGTTTTAAGGCCAGTTCCAGAAGGGCAAGGTAATGGGACTTTCGGTGGGAACAGGGCCTGCTGCTGGCAGATAAGGACTCCTGTGCATGGCCTGCTGCCAGGTGCTGGTCCTTTGCCTGAGCCTGAGCAGAGGGttagaggaggggaggaaagagagggtaCTGCCCAGGGCAATGGGAACAGCATACGTTCTACATGAGCAAAGGCGCAGAAAGGTCCTCGGGGACAGCTCCCCGACTGCTGCATGTCATTGCACTTGGTGGATTTGTAGATCTGGAAGAGACAAAGCAGAGCAGAGACCAGTCACATTCAGCCAAGAGTAAAAGGCAGGCTCCCCCTCCTTGAATAGGATAGACTAGCTTGGGCCTCTCTCCACCAATCTCTTACTCAAACTCCTGCACCTAGAAGTACAGCCCTCTGTCACCCCCACTGCCACCAATGTCCTCCTTGGTCCATCCAGCCTCATGAAGGCACTGGCTCTACTCCTGATCTTGACCAGGGCTATGCTTTTAAGTATGCCAACACCTGAAGCAGCACACAGCCACTCCCAATGTGCCCTCTGCCTGGGTACCCTGGGTTGTGGTCTGTACTGGCCCTAACCTCCCATTCTGCTGTCTACAGCAACATGAGGTCATCTCTGTCTCAGTGTCTCCCTCAAGGTGTCCTGGCTTCCATGGACCCAATGGGAGGGACAGCATGTGCCTCTTTGTTACATAAGACATAGGaacagggctgggttgtggctcagtggtagagcactgatctctcacatgtgagaccctggattcgatcctcagcaacatataaaaataaacaaacaatataaagatattgtgcccatatataactaaaaaaaaaaaaaaaaaaaaaaaaaagacataggaaCAGGGCTGGtgtagcacagtggcagagcacttgcctggcatgtgcaaggccctgggtttgatccttagcaccatctacacacaaaataaaggcattctgttcatctataactataaaaaaattttaaaaaaataaagtaaatctaaaaaaaacaaaagcaaaaacatagGAACACTGACAAGGCCCAGGTGGGCAGGGGAACTGTGTTAGGGAGTTGCTGTCTCCTATGCTCTGACCTGGGACAAGACAGCTAGAAGgggctttttcattttttaaatcctagTGTCACTGGATTATAATCACAATGAGTGGCATAAAACCCAGAATGGCTAGGCCATCATACTTAGCCCATATGCCCCCTGTCAAGCAACCTCAGAAACAAACTGAAGTAGAAATCTGTAACAGGTGGATGGGCTCAGAACAAGAGAAGCAGCATCCTCAGGAGTCAGGCTTTTGCAGGCTCTGCCTGAGGATCCCTCTTTCAGGTTGGTACCAGCAGCTGCCTTCACCCTCTTTTGTCTCTTTCCTGGCTTCTGAAGGGATATGCTAACAATCCATGGTCCCTCAAAAGACTTCAGTCCCCAGCCTAAGGACACACCTCTGGGTGGAACTGCTGCTCTGTGCGGGTATGGCAATACTGGCAGGCATCTCCGTTCTCACACTTGCCGGGATCTCCCCACTCATCCCCATGTTTGACATTTGGACAAGGAGACGACCTGGTCCGACAAAGGAAGGGTCAGATGGAGGAAAAAGATGATGAGAACCGGGCCTAGAAGGTGCCATTTGGATACCTGCTCTGGGCCCCTCTGGTATCCCTGCCTTACAGGGGCAGGTGCAGAAATGGAAAAGACCAACTGCAGAGTGAAGGCCTCACTAGTGCCAACAGCCAGGTTGATCCTCCAGCCCAGACTGGCTGCATCACCAAGGAGGGCCCTGTATGCTCCCCTTGGCTAGGAGCTGAGCCCACACCAGCCTGAGGAGAATTATGCCACAGCCATGACCACACTTCCCATACTGTGGCCTGGCCCTGCTCTAGCTCACACCCTGCAGGCCCAGAAATGGATGGGCCTCAAACTGATCAGGGTTTTTATTCATGCAAGAGCTGGTCTAGGCTCCCACTGTTCAGCCATTCATATTAGTCCCTCCCCTAAATCTGAGTCCTATGACCCTGTAATCCCCAGGACTGGCCTCCCCATCTTCCTGAGAGCCACAGTGGTAGCAGCCTCAGCCATGATCCCTTCCCTGCCACTCCTCCCTCCCGTGGCTGGCCTCCTGGGGCCAAAGGACCTGTATTTGTGCTTCCGGGGGCTCCGCCGCCGGTCCTTGCTGTTGTGGTAGTAGGGACAGGCATAGCCCTGGCGGCACAGCCGCGGGGGCTTCTTGCACGGCTCCGTCTTATAGTTCCCCAGCACATAAGCGGTCTCTGCACAgggggccagagggcaggggtCAGGGAGTGGAGCTGGAACACCCAAGAACAGGAGGAGTCGagtggagggaaggaaaggagaagccACTGGGAAAGGGTAGTGGAGCTGAGGTTCCCATGACAGGTATGAGCAGGCACCTCCTTACAGGCCATGGGTACACTGAAGAGGTCAAAGCCAAGGCTGAGAGTCCAATTAGCTAAGCAGGACACTACCCCTCACTGGAGACACTCACAACTCACAGGGCTTAAAGGGCTCCCCTTGAGTGTGGAGAACACATGCACGTGTACTTACATATGTGCATGAAAGCCTGAAGTATCTTGGGAACATGGTGTATCTGGGAAAGTCCCTATAAGTGCCTTTTGAATCGCAGGTATGAGGGATGAGAGGGCAGGGTGGTTCCCAGAAGAGTTGGTAGCTTTGGTTGGAAAAGGTAGTAGgtaattgtgaattgagctcttAGGGCAGCTATGGGcagcaaaggggagggggaagaagtCTTGCTAGAGGGAGCATGGCCACTTGTGTGGCGCCTATACCTTGCCAGCGAGGCTCCTCACTGAGGATTTTTTCTATCATTGCATGGCTTGCAGCCCCAGAAGACTGGCCTTCTATGCTGCTCTCTACTGTGGTCTGGCCATTCTGCAAGGCTTCCATGGCCTGGAGCTCCctggaagaggaaaagagagggttGGGAAGCGGCATGAGAGCAGGAAACAGTACCATCCATTCTTTACAGTCACCACAAGTAGCCACCAGCCCCAGACCCCAGACCAGTACCTAGCCCACCTGATGTCATAGACAGGGGAGCGGAGGTCATGGGGCCCGTGGGCAAAAGCACAGTGCAGGCCGTTCTTGGTGCAGTTGCCTTTTGAGTCGGTCTCGTGAATGCAGATTCCAGTTTTATAGTAACGAAGGTGGTACCTGCGCTCAGTGTCTCCTGTGGTCCTGTGCAGGAATGGGCACCTGGAACACAGTAGCAGAAGTTACTCAGCTTTGCCCTTTGCAGCCTGGGCTGCTTTCCTCGACCCTACCCTTCCCCCAACCATTGAAATGTTGCCCCATGACTCAGAGGGGCAGTGACAGTTGCTCAAGGAGAAAGGCAACGATGAGCTCTCCTGCTACCATGGCTCCACCACTTGAGTGCTATGGCCTGGATGGTCCAATAGACCTGGTGTCCCTAAGCTGCCTGCAGAACAAACACCATCCAGACTAGGGAATCTCAGAGAAATAATCAATCTTTGAGGCAGCCCCTCACATCCTGAGTGCTTCAATAGGCCCAGAAGAGGGACAGCAAGCCTCCGACCTTTGTGAGAAAGACTGAGAGGCAGGGATGGTATGGTAGGCTGTATCCCCCTGGTGCCTCCCATCAGTCTCTGCAAGTTGAGACACGACAAAGCATGG
This window of the Ictidomys tridecemlineatus isolate mIctTri1 chromosome 3, mIctTri1.hap1, whole genome shotgun sequence genome carries:
- the Unk gene encoding RING finger protein unkempt homolog isoform X4, yielding MSKGPGPGGSAASSAPPAATAQVLQAQPEKPQHYTYLKEFRTEQCPLFVQHKCTQHRPYTCFHWHFVNQRRRRSIRRRDGTFNYSPDVYCTKYDEATGLCPEGDECPFLHRTTGDTERRYHLRYYKTGICIHETDSKGNCTKNGLHCAFAHGPHDLRSPVYDIRWARELQAMEALQNGQTTVESSIEGQSSGAASHAMIEKILSEEPRWQETAYVLGNYKTEPCKKPPRLCRQGYACPYYHNSKDRRRSPRKHKYRSSPCPNVKHGDEWGDPGKCENGDACQYCHTRTEQQFHPEIYKSTKCNDMQQSGSCPRGPFCAFAHVEQPPLSDDLQPSSAVSSPTQPGPILYMPSAAGDSVPVSPSSPHAPDLSALLCRSSSLGSPSNLCGSPPGPGRKPPNLEGLVFPGEAGLAPGSYKKAPGFEREDQVGAEYLKTFKCQTKLKPHSLEPRSQEQPLLQPKQDVLGILPVGSPLTSSISSSITSSLAATPPSPAGTSSTPGMNANALPFYPTSDTVESVIESALDDLDLNEFGVAALEKTFDNSTVPQPSSITIGGSLLQSSAPVNIPGSLGSSTSFHSASPSPPVSLSSHFLQQPQGHLSQSENTFLGTSASHGSLGLNGMNSSIWEHFASGSFSPGTSPAFLSGPGAAELARLRQELDEANGTIKQWEESWKQAKQACDAWKKEAEEAGERASAAGAECELAREQRDALEVQVKKLQEELERLHAGPDPQALPTFPDLEALSLSTLYSLQKQLRAHLEQVDKAVFHMQSVKCLKCQEQTRAVLPCQHAVLCELCAEGSECPVCQPGRAHTLQS
- the Unk gene encoding RING finger protein unkempt homolog isoform X1; this encodes MSKGPGPGGSAASSAPPAATAQVLQAQPEKPQHYTYLKEFRTEQCPLFVQHKCTQHRPYTCFHWHFVNQRRRRSIRRRDGTFNYSPDVYCTKYDEATGLCPEGDECPFLHRTTGDTERRYHLRYYKTGICIHETDSKGNCTKNGLHCAFAHGPHDLRSPVYDIRWARELQAMEALQNGQTTVESSIEGQSSGAASHAMIEKILSEEPRWQETAYVLGNYKTEPCKKPPRLCRQGYACPYYHNSKDRRRSPRKHKYRSSPCPNVKHGDEWGDPGKCENGDACQYCHTRTEQQFHPEIYKSTKCNDMQQSGSCPRGPFCAFAHVEQPPLSDDLQPSSAVSSPTQPGPILYMPSAAGDSVPVSPSSPHAPDLSALLCRSSSLGSPSNLCGSPPGPGRKPPNLEGLVFPGEAGLAPGSYKKAPGFEREDQVGAEYLKTFKCQTKLKPHSLEPRSQEQPLLQPKQDVLGILPVGSPLTSSISSSITSSLAATPPSPAGTSSTPGMNANALPFYPTSDTVESVIESALDDLDLNEFGVAALEKTFDNSTVPQPSSITIGGSLLQSSAPVNIPGSLGSSTSFHSASPSPPVSLSSHFLQQPQGHLSQSENTFLGTSASHGSLVIQSSQKTFTPGSQETKGECDTDPPQGLNGMNSSIWEHFASGSFSPGTSPAFLSGPGAAELARLRQELDEANGTIKQWEESWKQAKQACDAWKKEAEEAGERASAAGAECELAREQRDALEVQVKKLQEELERLHAGPDPQALPTFPDLEALSLSTLYSLQKQLRAHLEQVDKAVFHMQSVKCLKCQEQTRAVLPCQHAVLCELCAEGSECPVCQPGRAHTLQS
- the Unk gene encoding RING finger protein unkempt homolog isoform X3; its protein translation is MGTVQCTLDKGDQRPGDQFFKRYLKEFRTEQCPLFVQHKCTQHRPYTCFHWHFVNQRRRRSIRRRDGTFNYSPDVYCTKYDEATGLCPEGDECPFLHRTTGDTERRYHLRYYKTGICIHETDSKGNCTKNGLHCAFAHGPHDLRSPVYDIRWARELQAMEALQNGQTTVESSIEGQSSGAASHAMIEKILSEEPRWQETAYVLGNYKTEPCKKPPRLCRQGYACPYYHNSKDRRRSPRKHKYRSSPCPNVKHGDEWGDPGKCENGDACQYCHTRTEQQFHPEIYKSTKCNDMQQSGSCPRGPFCAFAHVEQPPLSDDLQPSSAVSSPTQPGPILYMPSAAGDSVPVSPSSPHAPDLSALLCRSSSLGSPSNLCGSPPGPGRKPPNLEGLVFPGEAGLAPGSYKKAPGFEREDQVGAEYLKTFKCQTKLKPHSLEPRSQEQPLLQPKQDVLGILPVGSPLTSSISSSITSSLAATPPSPAGTSSTPGMNANALPFYPTSDTVESVIESALDDLDLNEFGVAALEKTFDNSTVPQPSSITIGGSLLQSSAPVNIPGSLGSSTSFHSASPSPPVSLSSHFLQQPQGHLSQSENTFLGTSASHGSLVIQSSQKTFTPGSQETKGECDTDPPQGLNGMNSSIWEHFASGSFSPGTSPAFLSGPGAAELARLRQELDEANGTIKQWEESWKQAKQACDAWKKEAEEAGERASAAGAECELAREQRDALEVQVKKLQEELERLHAGPDPQALPTFPDLEALSLSTLYSLQKQLRAHLEQVDKAVFHMQSVKCLKCQEQTRAVLPCQHAVLCELCAEGSECPVCQPGRAHTLQS
- the Unk gene encoding RING finger protein unkempt homolog isoform X2, with product MSKGPGPGGSAASSAPPAATAQVLQAQPEKPQHYTYLKEFRTEQCPLFVQHKCTQHRPYTCFHWHFVNQRRRRSIRRRDGTFNYSPDVYCTKYDEATGLCPEGDECPFLHRTTGDTERRYHLRYYKTGICIHETDSKGNCTKNGLHCAFAHGPHDLRSPVYDIRELQAMEALQNGQTTVESSIEGQSSGAASHAMIEKILSEEPRWQETAYVLGNYKTEPCKKPPRLCRQGYACPYYHNSKDRRRSPRKHKYRSSPCPNVKHGDEWGDPGKCENGDACQYCHTRTEQQFHPEIYKSTKCNDMQQSGSCPRGPFCAFAHVEQPPLSDDLQPSSAVSSPTQPGPILYMPSAAGDSVPVSPSSPHAPDLSALLCRSSSLGSPSNLCGSPPGPGRKPPNLEGLVFPGEAGLAPGSYKKAPGFEREDQVGAEYLKTFKCQTKLKPHSLEPRSQEQPLLQPKQDVLGILPVGSPLTSSISSSITSSLAATPPSPAGTSSTPGMNANALPFYPTSDTVESVIESALDDLDLNEFGVAALEKTFDNSTVPQPSSITIGGSLLQSSAPVNIPGSLGSSTSFHSASPSPPVSLSSHFLQQPQGHLSQSENTFLGTSASHGSLVIQSSQKTFTPGSQETKGECDTDPPQGLNGMNSSIWEHFASGSFSPGTSPAFLSGPGAAELARLRQELDEANGTIKQWEESWKQAKQACDAWKKEAEEAGERASAAGAECELAREQRDALEVQVKKLQEELERLHAGPDPQALPTFPDLEALSLSTLYSLQKQLRAHLEQVDKAVFHMQSVKCLKCQEQTRAVLPCQHAVLCELCAEGSECPVCQPGRAHTLQS